The nucleotide sequence TAGTTCTCAGATTGACAGTAACATTTTTTTGAAACCAAACAGACCAGCCCTTGTTGTCAGTAGTACAAGCTGGTAAGTTTCATATGGTAGGAGATTCATAGTACATCTTTTTTACATATTTGATTTTTAGAATACATATTTAACAAAGTTccttataattcataataaatatcAGTGCCAATTGTTGTGTGATAAAATTTTTCCACTAATTCTTTTGTAGAGTTTCTTATCTGGTGTTTTCATTGTTTCAAATATTATGATATATCGATTATACTGTACCTGTTTAATACCATCGTCATACTGGTACCAATGTAGCAATCGTTATCATACTGGTAATTTGTACCGATCACACCGATTGAGCTTATTGAGCACAAGTCTTTGAACTTAAGTCTTATTGTTCACACATCCCTGAAATTATGATCAATGAAGCAGCCTTGATGGCATTAAGACTGAGATCTCTGACAACCTTATCTTTCTTAGCTTGTGGATTGGCATCATGCTGTGAATGTGTCATTCTGAGTTTCGAAATCAGTTTTGGAAGTCTTAATCCAAAATGATTTGTTTATTTTCCAGTGGTATGTACACGAAACCATTTATCTAGAACTGCTTCTGGCTCTACTCAGGGTATCAAAAGTAACTATACCCCACACCATCAAACTAAACTGTGTGCTGGAAAATTTAtcaaaaagaaaataagaaaaacaaatGAAGCTCCCTTGTTGAAGATTTAGTTTTCTTGTATTTActgactttgtgaagatttgtctgCTCAATTTTTAAATATATGCAGGACTCCAGATGAAGATTTTAGCATACTTCTTCAAGCAGCACTCATGTATGATAGGCGTGTTGCTGCAGCCCTAGGTGAGAATGATTCAATTGTTGAAGAGAAGTTGTGGATGGACATCAGCAATGGGGAACAGCAATTGTACCCTCGATTGTTGTTTGTCATAActggtatgaatttttttatgaaagcaACCCTTACCTCTGCTAGTATGATGTCATCCAAATTTCGAAGGATGCATTGAATTATGAAGGTAAAGGGCCTGAAAAGAAGAAATACGAAGAGCAGATAAAGAAGTTAAAGTTGAGGCGTGTGGCCTTCAGAACGATGTGGCTATCAGCTGAGGATTATCCATTGTTACTTGGTGGGCTAATATATTGATTTGCAAAGAAGTgcatatctaaccttcttatgtcCATATGATCAAGTGGATATTTGTCTTATGTTCGGTTCCAGGCTCTGCAGATCTTGGTGTATCCTTGCACACTTCTTCATCTGGTTTGGACCTTCCCATGAAGGTAATTCTTGATTGAATCACTTGCTGGTGGTTGACATAAAGGTTCctatatttttattaaagttcaactcattgccttCAGGTTGTTGATATGTTTGGATGTGGACTGCCTGTGTGTGCTGCTTCATATTCTTGGTACAAAATTTAGAGCACTGATGTGATATGATTGCTCAAGTACATTCACAAACTAACTAATTGATTTTGCATGTAATGCTTCTAGCATTAAGGAACTTGTTAAAGTTGAGAAAAATGGGCTACTATTTTCATCACCATCTGAGCTTGCTGATGAATTTATGGTAAGTGTTTTCTCAAGCATCCTATGATGCTATCCAGTTCCTATTTTCTTCAAGTAGAAGTTTTGCAAATAGCAGTTGCTGACTGTAGCGAAAttattaaaacaaaaaagaaccTTAAGATGATCTAGACTAAGTGATTAGGTGTTATGTTTTGTTTGTTCATTCATTTTCTTAAAATCTTAAACATTCAATTTTGACGTGTTCTGTGCAGATGCTTTTCAAAGGCTTCCCAGAGAAATGTGAGGCCCTGAAATCTTTGAAGGATGGTGCTTTAGCTACAAGCTCAAGCTCAAGATGGTCCACAGAGTGGGAGAGTCATGCGTTGCCACTGATTTCTGAGGCAAGTTTCTTATATAACTGACAGTATATGCTTATTTTGGTTCAACACAATTTTGATGATCCAAAACAATGTGCCTTTTTTGGCTTTGTATTAGTCAGTTTTATATGCATGCTGTCGATGGGTCACTGTAAGTTTGCAAACTTGCTTGTTCCTTTTATAAGGTATTTGCAGGGAAATTTATTCTAGATATGAATCTCAAGATTTTAATCACTTTCTGATGCATTTAGTTGTACTAGCTTAGCAGTGGAAAGTTAATTTTTTAGTGAGGGTGGTGAAAAGCTTCCTATTTGAATGAAACGGTTAGGATTCATGAGATTTAAACTGCAAATTTTCTCAGTCAATATATCAAGGATTCAACTCCACAAAGAAGTTCCTCATATTCTAGTGGTTGGCTGGATATCGGTTGAAGCTGTCAAGAACAGTGAAATGCAAGTATAGTGTTCTCAATTGATGCATCTCCATATAGATATCACAAAAAAACTCCAGAGGaactttgttctttttcttgtggACTCTTGTTTCTACGGTTGGCTTGATAACCATAGAAACTGAAAAGTTGTTGCTTCTCCCAAACAAGTGCATTATCTGATTTTGGTGGTTTTGAACATTTTTGTAGGTAATATCAGAGAAACAAAGATGACAGGTGGTGGAACCATCAGTATTTGAAGATAACTCTTTGCTTGGAAATCAAGGATTTCCACTGATGTCTCCATGCCTGATTCAATGATCTTATAAATGTCATGGGGGCGTACAAGACATGAAAGCTACAAACAGCAATGAGTAAAAACTTGAACAAACTTTTGTTTGGGCTAATTTTACATGTAACTGTATCACATATTATAACTTAGTGTCATATTTGGAGTGTGCTTGGATATGATATCATTGTTGGAAAGTTAATTTTGCTGCTTCCTGCTTGTGCAACCTGCAAGAGATGCTCAGTTGGATCAGTTCATGCATGTGGATGGCATTCAGGTGTCAACCCTTTGATGTAACAGTAAATACTAAGACTTGAACAGGAGCAGCAAGCCAAACATTTGAGATTGGATGAATGCCTGTCGTATCGATTCTGACTTACAAATAACCTTCAAAGGGTAAGCAATGAGCAACCACTTGAATAGGAAGTTGTAAATGTTACATTCAACTTCAATGTCAACCATGCAAGTTATATTCTGGCAAACACTTAATTCAAAGAAGATAGTTTCTTTGTCTGAAACTCAAATACCTCTGGCTGATCGATCTTCGTGACCTTTCTTCCTTTGTGTTTCGTGCATCGCTTCCTTGCAGGCAGTGGTAGATTCATGCAAATTGAGCCATCATCTAAATGAACACCACATACATATGATCTTACTGTTTCTGCTGAGCTTGATGTGCCACTACCAGTTACCCTCTTTCCTTTATGCTCCTCACACCTCTTTCTTCCAGGAACAGGCTTCCTTCTACAAATATCTTCATCCTCTGCTACCACCCCACAGATGTTTACTTCAAGTATGGGGATGAGTTTTTGCATTTCTTCTGCAGGAGGCCAACTTTCCCAGCCGCTTGAGGATTTATAAATATGAGGTATTCTCTGGTGCTTAGGTTGAACCATTTTCCCAGCAGCACTATCCTCGGAGCATACAAGAGATGAGTTATCCTCTATCATTCTTATGTCTCTACTTGTCTCATTGCTGTTAACAGTAATCCTCTTTCCTTTATGCTCTGAACACCTTTTGCGTCTTGGCATAGGTTTATTTCTACAGATGTGTCCATTACCAATGGCCACTCCACAAACTTTTTCATCTTGAGTAAGGTTATCGTTCGGTTGAACTGACTGACGCTGTGACTTGACAAATTTGAAGATTTGAGGGAGAAAACCTCTCGTCTTCTCTGATTCTGCTTCATCAATTGACAAACCTGCATCAATCTTGATCCCTACATTTTTGCTAAATACTGGCCACTTCCACTGCTTGAACTTACTTAGTAAACCAGAATTAGACCTGGTTGATGCCTTATCTAATTTTAACAGGATATCTTCACGCCGACAAGCACCATTTCCACGCCTGTTCCATGCATAATCAAAGAAATTAAGTAGCTGTTCCTCCATCTTCTCTGCTTCTTTTTTGTCTTTCATCTGCTTACACACAAAGAGATACTGTTTAGGCATTTAGGAACTAAAACAATAAAGAGTAAAACAcattaaaaagaacaaaaaatgttAGACAGGTTGTGACATATACCTGATTTTGTGTTTCGTATGTATGTTTGAGTAAAGAGCGAAAGCCTAACTCTAAGAAGTTAATTACGCTGGTATTGTCTTTATAACTCGCAgacattaagaaaaaaaataagatacAAAGTCAACGCCAGCATTAACCCAATGAATAGAAAGTCTATGGAGTTAACTCCATAATGatactttaatttattttatggtTGAATTTCAAGATGCCCATAAAACACTTGAGAAGTAagatcatatatttatatactaATAGACCAACTTTAGAAGAAGAAGTGAGACCAACTTTAGACATGTATTAATGTATACTAATAGATGATACAAAATAAGGTAATACAATAATGAATAAATTGAAGCAGGTAGACAAAAGAATAGGGATGTAACAAGTTCTAACAATGCATCACGATCCTGATCTTAATATTAACTAGAATTTTGAGTCGACAAATATAAGAAAAGAATCCAACCATAGTAGAAGGTAACTAGTTAGTTGCCTTAAGACAAACCAGATTGACTAACACAGAGATGTCATGTCAGAAGTGTCAATCAGTACTGTTCTATGGTACATCCTACGACTCAATATCCAAAAGGACTAATTGTATTCTATTTATAGAAAAGAAAGCCATGATTGGGCAACAATCATGGCAGCAACTCAGTGTCACAAACTGTAACTTTTATGAATGTAAAACAGCCTATTCATCATATATCTAATAGCCAACATCAAACTTGCCAGAAGAAATAAGAGAACCAGTTTTTCCAAACACAAATTGAGACATAATTATGGCAATTAAAGTCCATTCTTGAAAGTCCTCTAAGATGGCTTCTAAGTCTTAGCGCCTTCTAAGTCTAAAGATCATAGCCCCAACTCAATGTTCATTCCTTTCCATAGTAATATCAAACATGTTAATAATATATGCAAAATAAATCATAGGCTTACCGGAGCCCATCTGTACACAATGGAATAGCCCTTCGAGAAGATTTCTTTAAATAAACCAGGTCCTTTTTGGAGACAAGGAGTTTCACTTTCCGCTGAATAAGTAAATGAATTTCCATGGTCCAAATGAGATCCTGCACGTCCATACTGTTGAAGCCTTGTTCTAACATTATCAGCTTGACCAAGATACACGACAACAATGTCCTTTAAAGCTTGCTGACGGGTCTTGGTGCCTCTTCCATCAGTTGGAGTCACAGCAATGCCTAATTCATAGAGTCCAGGGCATGAACAACTAGCAGGAAGGTTATGAATTTTATATCTCTCTGCCCCATTCTTGCCCAAGGAATGATCCTCCCAATCCGATGATCCAATAACAATCTGAGAAAGTGAAGAAAGCACATCAAGTTTCATAACGTGTGGTAACATGTGGATCTAAGAAGGCAAGAATAATGTTTCGTACCAATGTATGCATCATATATGTGCTTATTATATATGCTGCAACAAAATTCAAGCACAACTTTGTAGCActttggttttcatatgaaacaacttcCTTCTCATTCAGGTTTAGCAAGTCATAATCTATATTACGATTTATGATCATGTAGAATTTGGcaattgcaaaaaagaaaaaagggcatAAACTCATTTAGCGATTCTTCAGGCTTCAGATATAAGCTGTATGCTGATGTGGTAAAGACTTGTTTTATTTCATATCATCATGAGATCGGATGTCTAATCACATATCAGAAAATGCCATTATACCCCAAATAGCCAGTATACCCCAAATAAAACTAAATGTGCATAAACTACCAGAATAATAGCATAGATCTCCCATTCCATTATATAGTCTGGTCACATTAAAGCATTATGTTACATGCAACATTTATCGGACAGCTTCTCCAACTGAGTGAACAGTTAACAACATGGATTGTACAGTATGCACCTTAGAATGGAATGTTAATCAATTTGCTTTCTTAGCATCACATGCTCTTAAGAAACGATTGTGATACAAAAACAATGTTTAAACATCTATAAGTTAGTGAGAATTATTCAGTCTCTGACTGCTTGGTTTTGTTAAAAGTACAACCAAAGATAAGCTGGTGGCTACCAAGACAATGTCTGTACAATATCAAGATACAGTTACACACAATAATTTAGAAACAATGAAATAACTGTGGAAAACATGAATCACTGATTATCTGTATGGAACTAAATATgaaatgttaatggtgtataagACATTGACATTACATAGATATCTAACTTATGTTTATTGATATAAACTCATTGGATAACACAATAGTTAATGTCATAACTTTTCTGCTATCAAGATAGGTGATGCAAAACAATAAACAGAAAGAAATGCAGACTGTGTGACTGAAAGGTATGCATGGACTACCAAGCTAAATCCGCCGGCCACTTTTTGATAACTCAGGAAGCATGGAGGTGGTTCTGCCATATCGGACCAATTAGCAAAAGATAGACCATTAAATGCATAGGAAACGAAGAAAAACTCGGACTTTTTAAAGATTGCAAAATCAGCGAATACAAGTAAACAAACTCTAGAAGCACTGTTCGAGTTAAGTACACTGTCGGTTTCCTTTTACCCTTTTTCTTTTAATCGAGCACGTAGAATGCATTATAAGCATGGCGTTGTTGCGCCAATTAGCGAAGGAAGTAGCCCAAGGTATATAGAAAAATGAGGAAAAGCTCTGATTTTTAATCGAAGAAGAGAAATAGATTGCAAAATCAGCGAGCACAAGTCAACAAACACTATTCGTGCTAAGTACATTTCTCTGTTGATCTCCATTTTCCCCTTCTATTTGGGGGCATAAAACGCATTGGAGGTGCCATGTTCATCATAGTTTCCTTCTCCTCAAAAAGGAGAACTTTTGATTTCCTCTCGGAAACTAAAGCTCCGAAAACCCCAAGACTCCAGCCTTCATCGATCCATtagaataaaaaggagaagaagaaggggaatgaGGGTTCGACGGACCTTCCAATCGGAGAAGACGGAGTCATGCTTGGTGCGGTGGCATTCCTCCCTGCGGAGCCTGGAGGAGTCCATCATCATCCTTCACTTGCGGCGTCGAGGGGGTGGAGTCGTGCCCTTATTCCCTCCCCCCCCTCCATCCACCTCCCTTCGCCCCCTTCCTCCTCCTTTTGGATTCGATGGCCAAAAATACTGGTCCACTTGccacatacatacatgcatacatcCCAAGGATGTTTGACTTCGAACGGTGCTGTCGTTGACTTGCGGCCAACGAAGTCCATTTGGTAAAGCGAGAGAAGAACTCAGATTTATTGGTTTTATTGTGAAAAATATCACACAAAAAAGcctatttgttaattattttttatgggGCCATAAAGAAACTTTTAACTCAGATGAAATATGGATTCTACAATGATATTGATGAAttttgatcatcaattcaatgTGATGAAATTAATATCATCTGGTCCATTTTCTTAGTGTCCAGAAGAGGTTATGAGTCATGATTCAAAAATAATTTCTTCTGAAATCAAAGAATCTATATCCCATTTCAATTCAttccttataaaaaaataattacattaagaacaaataaaaaagctcttaaagattttttatattttttttataaaggatAAGTGGTGAGAGAGAATTTGATCTGAAAAATTGTGATGGTTGGAGAGCTTTTACTAATTAAGCTAGCTAGTTAGTTTTAAAGTTGGAAAAGAGTACTTTAGTATTAATTTGATtggtttaaaattttaatttacttaaaagaaaagaaaatatttgtaattgaGTTGCTCTTGGATGCAATTGAAGCTCAAGAACATACGAGTTAGGTTATATATGATCACATGGGTCAGACCAAACATGCGGGTGCATAAATTAGGCCATAGATTAAGTTGGTCAATAGTTATAACTATTATAGGTTCTCTCCTAAAACGAAATAGAAAGCATTAAAGCTTAGGTTCGtcacaattttctttttcttcttttacacCAAATGGCACTTAACTCGAGTAACAACTCATTCCATAAGTTGGCTTCAACTTATTCGAAGGCTTCGTACGACCTATATGAAGTTGTAGTATAATCGAGAATGATTTaaagacaagatcgacttgaagaCATCTCAAAGACATGATCAACACAAGAACAACGATCGACTTAACGAATAAATTGACTTGAGGGCATCAACATCATAGCCAACACACCATCTTCACTTAAGATCATCTTAAGGAAGCaaccatcatctcaaggaaactTCGATACCATCTCGACGGTGGGATCAACTAGGGTGTCTAACCACTTGGCCGGTCTTGGTGTAGCCCGTTGACATGCGAGAAATTATCTGCTTTGGACGATGAGAATCGAGTCTGCACAGTTTTACACTTTCGGAGCCTGTGAACTCCAAAAGGCACCTATAAGAATAAGGGAGATCCAACGGACTTATGAGCTTTTGGTTCTGATACTATTCAATCAAACTAGGACTAAATAACCTTATGaatcttttaataataataaattactttTAATTACAATCATAAAATGTATGGACTCGGGGAAAGGAGAGGTGGCCCCCACCGACGAAGTGCGGCGAGAGGCTCAGCTCAGTGAGAATAATCGTCTCCGGAGATCGGACGGGGCCGAACCAACCCGGCGGGCTTCTTTGGTGACGCTGTCTGAAACCATGGTCCCACCTTGTGGGCCCCAGTCCGAAACGAATACGGCAGGCGGCGTCACCCGAGAAACTCTTTCGGGCTGATTGGGTATGCCCCGGCTTGCTTGGCTGTGTTTAGGGCCGACATCTGATGCTGCCGTGTCCCGTCCAGGCTATAAACCCGTCGACGATGCGCACCGCGGTGAAGTGAGCGCGCGCGTCTTCGACTCATCTCGGTGTGCTGTGTGTCGCCGCTCaccgagagagagagtgagagagagagatggcggaTGGGTTGGATTGGGAGTCGCTGACGGAGGCGACGTCGGGGGCGGTTGGGGCGCTGGTCAGCACCACCGTGCTTTACCCCCTCGACACTTGCAAGACCAAGTATCAGGCCGAAGTCCAATCCCATGGCCAGCGCAAGTACAGGTGAGGCAATTCTCCCTTTCCCCATCACGCCCCTCTCCTCCTCTTGTTGTCTTTTCCTTGAAAGATATTGTTTTAAGGTGGACAAGGACTATTTCTCTTGGTTCTGTGTCATTCGTATGCAAATCTTGGTAGCTGATTTTCTAATTTGCTTTTTATCCAGTTAAAAGATCCCTTTTGTTTTAGACAAGGAcgatttttttttcgttttaagTGATTCATATAAGGATTCAAGCTAAAAATAAGCTAATTCGTTGTCTGTCGTCTTTTCCTctggaaaaataaaatattgttttTGGATGGACAATGACGATTTCTTTCTCGTTTTAAACGATTCATGTAAAATCTTGGAAACTGATCTGCTGACTGTCAACTGTGATGTCATGATTATGGATTCGGGCTCGCCGGATTGCTTGTTGATTGttggaatatatattttttattttcttaaaagagAGGTTCTCAttgttattataattattataatttttaattttcaagATGTGTTTTCTTCTTCACCCATTTGTAATCGATCACTTGATTGGGATGGCTATTAGGGTTTTGTAGGTTGTGATGCTGATAGAAGATCATTCGTCGAGTCTCTGTAATGAGTTAGTAACTAATAGATTTGATGGCAAGGAGAGCAATTATCACTTATTCAaagttctccttttttttttccttttttttttcatctttagcCCAACATTCTTCTGCTAAGGGTAGTAGTTGAAAGATAGTGGTTGCTCTTTGCAGTCAAATATCCTTTTGTTGAGGAATTGAATTTTTCTTCTCAGTCGAACTAGAGCTTTTCTTCAGAATCTATCGATAGAAACTAAAAGTTGACAGCTCAGTAATTTGTGGCATTTTGTCACTTTTTTCTGATCAAAACTAATTAGAGTTTTGAAATCAGACAATCTTGATCTGGATTATCAATTGGTATTGCATCCAAATCCTGAGATTTTCAGGACTTGCCAATTTGAGTGTTTGCGATTTGTAGGATGACTTGGATCTTCCGTTCCAGCTAAAACCATTTTTGGATCAAGCAATGTGTCTGATTCCATCTGATCTTTATTATTTGAGTGTTTATAAAGATTTGAGGCAAAATGGTTAGTCTTACCTACCATAACTGCAACCTGCCTCTGATTTGCATCCTCTGCTTCCACCACTCCTTCAACCTTTGTTTGTTACGATTTGCATGCCGTACTTAGTCCACTCTTTCTCCAAATGAAAGTTAATGCTGGAGAGTTTGGTCAGTCATGATCTATCATAGAAGAATGGGAATGGGAGCATGGACAAGCATGAGAACAAGGACAAAGATGAAAATGACGACAGGAATGAGGAGCAGATTCAGTGCCCTGACCACCACTgagttctgaaaaaaaaaaatcctatttcTTCTGTATTTTCACTTTTGTTTTCGtatgttaattttttattttattttttaaccaCACCAACAATCTAAAGATTTAATCCATCTGATGTTGTTTTGACTAGAAATTTTTGGGGTTGAtcccaattcttgaaaacttgctACATTGGCTTCATTAATTATAGCTAACTAAATCCCTTTCTACATTGGCTTCATTAGTGTTAGTTAACTTTCTACTGTGACTCATCTCTTGTTATGCTTCACATGAGAACTGCCAATTAAATTATTCAATCTCAATAGTTATGGTGGACTCCATCACATCCTTCTCATGACCAATGTTGTGATGGACCAATCACATGGTGATCTTTTTTGAGATTTCTTGCTACATGATTCTAAAAAAGATCAGTTTCTTATGATTGCTTGGGTTGCATAAGCTATCTGACAAACCTTGTCCTCAATGTTGGACTCTTTTGGTGGTGTAAGACCAGTTTCACTTTTGTACCAGTAGCAGAATAAGCTCTTGATTGGATCTGATCATCTAATAGAATCTAACAACTTATAAGATTGACCTTTGTCTTAAAGAAACAGAAACAAATAAGCCACAGGAAATCATGAAATGAAGAGTAGGACACAGTGTGGCATTAGTATAGGACTCCATTTAATCTGAATATGGTCTGCTGAGGTGTTTAATTTTTCATCAAATTGTTATCAGACAATTGAAACAACCTTACTGTCACGAATATGCCATAGGCAGAAGCTTCTAAACCAATGATATATGAGCAAACTATGATCTATAGTCAGtttctaatttatattttctttatggCCCAGCATCATCTTGTAAAGCACATATAATGTATTTTCTGAAAATTGAGGAACTCATCCATGGAAATTGGCCATGTAAAGTCTTTACCATATTTCATAGAGAAGGTGAAGTTATTAATTTGCAGTGCAATCAGATCTATATTCAAAGGACTAATACTTTTTTCCACTGCATCAGAATAGCAGTTTGCTATACAGGTTTTTAACTTGATTTCTTTTCTGGCTTTATCAGGAAGCTTTCTGATGTACTGTGGGAGGCAATTTCCACACGCCAATTTCTTTCGCTCTACCAAGGACTAGGCACCAAGAATTTGCAATCTTTCATATCGcaatttgtttatttttatagtTATAGCTATTTTAAACGTTGGTATCTGCAAAAGAGTGGAGCTAAATCTATTGGAACAAAAGCTAACTTGgttgtcgctgctgctgctggtgcttGCACTGTGGTTGTGACTCAGGTAAGAGCTTTATCTGAGTGGAATTTGATACTATGTCCTGCTGTAATCTAGATATTATGTCCTAACATAGTCGAGTTGTTTCTTTCACAGCCAAGTAGCTAAAGTTTGGTTGCATTGATATTTATCAGTGTAGTTTCTTTTCTTTCCAGCCACTAGATACTGCATCTTCTAGAATGCAAACTAGTGCATTCGGTAAATCCAAGGGTTTATGGGAAACCCTGTCAGAAGGATATTGGAGTGAAGCATATGAAGGCTTAGGCATATCTCTCCTCTTGACAGCAAATCCTGCGATTCAGGTTCATGTTTTTCTTAGAGCCAAAATTGTGCTGGAATTGATTTTAAAACTGCAGGTTTTTAGGCTATTTTTAGCTTAGTTCTCATTCTTGCATGGAGTTCTTATTAATTAGGCTTGTGATGAATCCATGATCCTGATGAAGTGGGATAGAAAATGTTTAATGAACAACAAGGTCCAGTTCTTGCATCATGTACCAGTCATGAGATCTTTGCACCAAGTCGAGGAAATATATATGAAGCAAGAATTTCCATAATCAACAATATGAGGATTCTGAGATTAGGTTGGTAAAGTTGGTTATTGGGCTGTACAGACTACAGGAATTATACAGAATAGAGAACATAAGTCATTTTGATGTCTAGTAAATTGAAGAGCATTGAAGAATTGAACACTTAAAAGAGTATAGTGTCCAACTGCTTTAGTCAATTCAACGAGATCTgttcatttattttctttttccatgATATCACTGAGCAAAAGTACAATGATCCGTTGCTGTCTGGGAGACAAAATCTTATAAATGCATCATGAGCGACATTGCCTGTGTTTCTTTGTACGATATTTGTGTGTTCCTTGCCCAGACAGATGGTAAGTACTTTTGATTTGATAATGCATGCATGATAACTAAATTATATTTGATATGAACATGATAACTAAGAGATCTTGTTGCCTTTCACTGAGATGGAATCCCTGGTACTTTTGTATGTGTAataatctctctccctctctctgtctctctctctctctctctctctctctctctcacacacacacacacacacacacacacacaacttcTAGTAGCAAAATGTAAGACTAACAAGAAACATTATCATAGATGATAGCCTGAATGTGAATGCATTTTCGTGTCATTTGGCATCCAATTCATATAGTAATGACTATCTGCTAGATTATCAGTGCAGATAGTTTAACACTGTtctttgatgattaaatcaatcaTAGCCTGTTTGGATAATTTGCTGTTCTTCTGATCTAATGGATGTACCTTAGATTTTAAAAACTGTCATATGAGATTACCATCATAGTTTTCCAATGAATGAGATGACTTTATTCCAGAATGttcatatgttatttatttaaatgCACTATGCATTACATTTTCTCCTATCAGTTCAGAAGAAGCAATTACCAATGCACTAATACGTGAAGTTTCAACCTTTAAATCCTTGAAAGAAAGTGCATTGTGTTTACTGGGGTTAGCCCAATGTTTGTTAATTTTATCAGCATGTTCTTAACCTTCTAGCTTGTTAGAAGTT is from Musa acuminata AAA Group cultivar baxijiao chromosome BXJ3-8, Cavendish_Baxijiao_AAA, whole genome shotgun sequence and encodes:
- the LOC135645930 gene encoding protein EFFECTOR OF TRANSCRIPTION 2-like, which codes for MMMDSSRLRREECHRTKHDSVFSDWKIVIGSSDWEDHSLGKNGAERYKIHNLPASCSCPGLYELGIAVTPTDGRGTKTRQQALKDIVVVYLGQADNVRTRLQQYGRAGSHLDHGNSFTYSAESETPCLQKGPGLFKEIFSKGYSIVYRWAPMKDKKEAEKMEEQLLNFFDYAWNRRGNGACRREDILLKLDKASTRSNSGLLSKFKQWKWPVFSKNVGIKIDAGLSIDEAESEKTRGFLPQIFKFVKSQRQSVQPNDNLTQDEKVCGVAIGNGHICRNKPMPRRKRCSEHKGKRITVNSNETSRDIRMIEDNSSLVCSEDSAAGKMVQPKHQRIPHIYKSSSGWESWPPAEEMQKLIPILEVNICGVVAEDEDICRRKPVPGRKRCEEHKGKRVTGSGTSSSAETVRSYVCGVHLDDGSICMNLPLPARKRCTKHKGRKVTKIDQPEVFEFQTKKLSSLN
- the LOC135644703 gene encoding peroxisomal adenine nucleotide carrier 1-like; this translates as MADGLDWESLTEATSGAVGALVSTTVLYPLDTCKTKYQAEVQSHGQRKYRKLSDVLWEAISTRQFLSLYQGLGTKNLQSFISQFVYFYSYSYFKRWYLQKSGAKSIGTKANLVVAAAAGACTVVVTQPLDTASSRMQTSAFGKSKGLWETLSEGYWSEAYEGLGISLLLTANPAIQYTVFDQLKQRILRKQSSKVMPADTKSSPAVLSAFSAFVLGAISKSVATIVTYPAIRCKVMIQSADTEDESNKDTQSKTPKTMVGALSSIWGKEGFPGVFKGLQAQILKTVLSSALLLMIKEKISKYTWISMLALRRSFLDHGLLWGRL